The Falco biarmicus isolate bFalBia1 chromosome 7, bFalBia1.pri, whole genome shotgun sequence genome contains the following window.
TAATTGCCCAGAATACGAGCTTTTGCACCTACTTTTTCAAAGCTGTCTGAGCGAGCAAACGAGAGGAGGGGGTGGACCCTTGCCTGGAGTCAGCGTAACAATTTTaagcctggggctgctgggtcAGTAGTTTTTCTCTTCCCGGGTAATCCCCATCCCTTTCATTCAGTGTTTTGCCAAGTGCTTAGGAGCCCCGTGCTGTGTTAGCCTGAACATCCCCCTGTGCCCTGCTCGCAGCAGTTCACATCACACTTTCACCCTCGCTATGTCCCTTTCCACCAGCCTGTTTGTGCAACCCTGGCCCTGCAGTGCTGCCGCCCATCACCGTGCCCTCTGGGCTGCTGGATGCTGGCAGAAGCAGACAGCAGCCGTgccctggctgagctgctgtgtgccGTGAGTGCCTTCAGCAGGGatgtccctctgctctgccagcacccaggAGCACCCAAAACCACCTTTGCCCAGGCATGTGTGGCAGGGGACTCTGTCTGGTGCTCACCACTCTGAGTCCAGAGCCCCAGGGGGAGTTTTCCCAAATGCTCTGGGCACATCCCAAAATGGGCTGCTGGGCACATCTAAGGGCTCAACATGTTAAATGTAGCCTGGGCATAATGAATGCCGGGTTGGCAGGTGGGAGCTGTGACAGTGTCCAGagcattgctgctgttgtgtgaCAGCCGACAACCTGCTCACAGGTTTTGCAGTGGCTGGAGGTTCCTGCCTGGGTCATTCCCTGGTGCAGTAGGTTTTGCAGAGGAGCAGGGATGCCCTGCAAATGTGGAAGGAAAAATCTCTGGCCGTGTGCATGGAAAGCTGCTGTATGAGGTCCTGCCCACTGAtgtttcttgctctttctctaGCTCCACACCGCTAGCAGTCTGAAACATCAGACACGCAGGAAGCCTGCCAGTCTGTCACTGGAAATGATCCCCAACCAGCTGAGGGTCAGCTCTCCGGTGTCGAGGCAGGAAGGAGAGATGATGGATGGCAGGACTGGCTCTGAGCAGGACAGAGACCGTGCTGCTTCAGGACACGGCCAGCGGCTGAAGTCAGAGCCCTGTTTCCAGACCGACTCTCTCTTGCCTTCCCCCAGTGCAACCCTGATCTCACAGCTCCTCAGCCACCCAGCGGCTGGCAGGAGCCTGGATCCCACcatccttttcccttcctctcagGCAGTGGCCCTGCCGCAGGACCACGAGTGTGGTGCATCTGCTGGAGAAGGAGCACAAGCCCTGGCATTCCCCAGGACCCTGGCTCCCGTGCCCTGTGCTGGTGACAGGGACCAGCTCTCCGACCAGCACCTACGGGACCAGCTCTCTGACCAGCACCTCCGAGCCAAGCGGGCCAGGGTGGAGAGCATCATCCAAGGCATGAGCCTCCCACCAACCCCTCAGGCATTTGACACCAGCCTGGAGGCAGCTTTTGGGCATCAGAGGGAGAGGGGTGGCGAGGTGCCCCGGGAGAGCAAGAGGAAGCCGAGGGTGCCCCAGCAGGGTGCAGGGGTGGCTGGGCGAGTGGTCCCTGCGGGAGGCAGCCTCCATGCCGAGGActgccagcagctgaaggagcagcTTTGCTATttagagcagcagctgaagcagcttCAGGAGAAGTTCTCCCAGGTCTGTGATTCTGGGGACAATGCCCAATCCCAGGAAGGTGCTGAGAAAGTGCATCCACTGCCTGGAAAGCCTGGAGACAGACAGGACAAGGACAGTGCCACTGCCACCAGTGACTCACATGAAGTGCCTCTCTGGAGGAGCGTCCTCGATGTGCATGGGCCAGAGGAGGACAAGGACAGAGGTGACACAGGTGGCCTGCCCTTGGCAGTGAGGGTCCTCTCGCAGGCGCTGAAGCATGAGCTGGCTGGGGTGATGTCCCAGGTGGTGGACTCTGTCCTGAAGACCATCTGGCCGAAGACAGCCAGTcaccttctgcagcagcaccgCAGCCTCCCAGTGCCAGAGCCAGATGCCAAGAGAGAGTCTTTTCCTGCTGGGAAATGCAGAAAGCCACTTGCTAAGCCATCTCCTGTGAACACACCAGGCTTGCTGAGCTCACCCCGGGCTGAGGCCCTGTCAGGAGCTTCAGGGAAGAGCCCAGGCTCTCATGCTGGCTCTCTCAGTTCAAAGGGGGCCAGAAAACCCTCTCAGATACCCAGCATGGGTTATTCACTGGGCTCAGCTGCCCCTGTCCAGGACAGCCAGCTGCtgagccagctgctgggctATGGccagcgcagcctctggggcAGCAGCTCTTATGggagcccctctgctccagAGAGGGGTCCTCTGGAGCCCCTCGACTTGCACTGGGGAACCGTCAAACTGAGGTCGTCGGTTgtgagacagcagcagcagcatcccttgCCCTTGAGCCCTGCTGACATGGAGAGCCTGGCGCTGCTGCCGGCTGGCAGCGATGGCCGCGGGGAGCTGCAGGTTGTGATGGATGGGGCACCCTTCACCTCCACCCATATATCCTTTGGGGGCAGCTGGAGAGGTCCCTGGGCTTGGCTGGAGGTAAAGATGTCCCTGGGCTTCGGTGTGTTCCCCTTGTCCTCTGGAGCCACAGCGCGGCACAGCCCCTGCTGGTCTCCCCAGGGCCAgggtccctgctgctgcacagagagCTACTAAGGGGTGAGCAGGAGAGGTGTCCTGAGCTGTGGAGGGCCATTGCTGCTCCTCAGGGTTGGTTAGATGCTATAGTGTAGCTGGGGGTGAAAGTTGGGAGCTCCCAAGCCTGCTCTTAGGCCATCCCGGCAGTCCCAGCACCCTATGCCAGGAACGAGTGCCTCATGGAAATCTCTGTTCCCACCGGCCTGGGAAAcgctgtggggagcagcagcttccctggggatgcCAAAGGGAAAAGCCAGTGgctgcccagccagggctgAACCCCCTACACCTTCCTGCCAGGCCGTGGTGGGGGCTTCCTGTGGGCACCAGGCACGTGTGCTCAGGGATGTGCCGAGCCGGTGGGGCTGCTGCGTGCAGGCTTTCCTTGACCCCGAGGCAGATGCAGGAGGCACTGACACCCGGACACCTGAAGAAGGCCAAGCTGATGTTTTTCTTCACCCGCTACCCCAGCTCCACTCTCCTGAAGACCTACTTCCTCGATGTGCAGGTAAAACGGCAGcgcctggtgctgctgccaggcaggactCCCGTGCGGCATGGCACCCAGCACCTTCCCCGCCAGGGAACCACGGGGAAGGGGATGCGTTGGTGTGCCCTCCACCTcgctggcaggagcagggggatggcacctgcttcagcatgggctgCCCTGGAGTGGGTGCTTAGGGCTGTGGCAGACCTGGGCTGCCAGATCTTTGCTTTGTGCAATCAAGGTGCATTTGGGATTAAAGCGCATCACAAACGTGCCTCCCCACCGCGAGGTGGTTGGGATCTGAGTCTCAGCGGTGAGAGGTGCCACAGACTCCCCCACGTCGTCGTGGTCCTGGCTGGCATTtttgcagccctggggcagggctgggtgcgCGGCTGGGCTTGCAGAGGCTCCAAGCTGGCATGACACCTGCCCTCTGGCTCTCCCCCTCGGCAGTTCAGCCGCTGCATCACCTCCCAGCTCATCAAGTGGTTCAGCAACTTCCGTGAGTTTTACTACATCCAGGTGGAGAAGTTTGCCCGGCAGGCCCTGCTGGAGGGCGTCATGGATGCTGGCACCCTCCGGGTCTCCCGGGACTCAGAGCTTTTCCGCGCCCTCAACATGCACTATAACAAGGGGAATGACTTTGAGGTGaggagggggagctggggggcaagGGTGGTGGGGCAGTGGGGTTTCGAGGGtgagggggagctggggaccTGGTGGTGCCGTGGGTGATGCCTGTCTCACTGCAGGTGCCCGGGCGGTTCCTGGAGGTGGCCAGCCTCACACTGCAGGAGTTCTTCAGCGCTGTCAGGGCGGGCAAGGATGCCGACCCCTCCTGGAAGAAACCTATTTACAAAATCATTTCCAAACTGGACAGTGACATCCCAGAAGGGTTCAAAGCTGCCGACTGCTCCCAGGAACTGCTCCGCAGCTGAGACTCTGTGAAAGCAGCCCTGAGTCCTGTGTGCAGCCACCATGTGCTACGCACCCCATGGGCACTCTGTACAGCATCCATTATCCTGAGTATTTTCTCTCTGGCCTATAAGACAGCTCCTTGGGTGAGGTCTGTCACATCCCTCAGGTGCTGGGACTTtatggtgtgtgtgttttattcGTCTGCTCAAAGATGGTGGGGTCTTGGTGGGGACCCTTGCGGGGGAGGGACAGAGATGAAGCCATCAGGTTGGAGCCTGGGAAATCGCCttgccccagctctccccatgACCCTGGGTGAGCCACCTTCCTTCTCCAAAGGGCCACAGCTCAGGGCAAACAGGCTTTCTGTTTATAAAGCAGGCAGAGGTCCTAGCAGTGGGCAAAGTTTTCTTGGTGCAGCAAACTAGTGGATGTGCCCAGTCCAACAGCACACCTCGGTTTCTGTCCAGATACAACAAGCCCGTGtccaaagaaaacagctggTGAATTCCAGCGTTTCAAGCACCCCGAGGGGATAGTTGACCCTGTCTGGGAGATGTAAAACCAGTGTTTGTTGTAGCCAGCATGACCAAcactccccccctccctcccctgtgCTGGTCTGCAagagctccccccccccccccccgtgcagCTGCATGCTGTGGCCAAGCCGGTGAGCGTGTGCCACTGGAAGCAGCCCCGGAGCCACCGTCCAGCAGCAGCGTTacccgcggggctgggggggagcagggcatGCAGCCGGCACCCCTcgccccccccagccagcccccatCAGCCCAGCGCCGGGGAGGAGGGCAGCACGATGAACACCCACCTATGTCCCTGTATGCTGTGCTTCTGTGGGCAAAGCTGCCCCAAACATTGCTGCAACCTGCCCGTGGTGAAAGAGGAGCAAATTATCTGGGACCTGACAGTCCCAGTGAGTTTTAGCACAAGCTGGTGAGGAGCTGGGCCCTGAGGTCTGCAGCCCCATTGGCGTAGGGGTGTAAATGCAAGGAGGTTTCTTCTCCCTGTGACCAAGACTCAGTGGCTGCTTTTCCACCTGATGGACCGTGGCAAAGCGTTGCGTGTTAAGAGTGCTGCCGTCCTGGCagaggtggtggggagggaaaaagctgtgaggaggagggaggtTCTGGGAGAGGCACGGCAAGGGGCCTCTGGGAGGGCAGCGATGCATAGCTGTGGATGAACAATGACGTCCCTGTGCAAAACACTGAGAGAGAAGAGGATTGGGAGGAGGCCAAGATGCTGGATGTGCTGCCAGGTGCCGGCTGGGTACTAGAGCCCAGTGAGTGACACAGGAGAGGGAAATCGCAGCTCCAGCGTCAGACGAGTGCACAGGGTGCGTCTGCAGGGGTAAGGAAGCACGTGGTAACATCAGGGCAGGATGGGGTCTCCAAAATAGGGGCAATTTTACAGCAGTTCCCCCATCCCAAGTGCCGCTAGCCAGAtttcctgcttctgtttgtATGCTCATTTCTTGAGGTTTGTATATTTTGCAACCCCAACACCAAATTTACtcaatctgtttttaaataaatgcagtttgtTACCCCTTTACATCCCTAGAGACCACTTGATAACTTCTGCTCTAAAGCGTTACCCTGGGAATTTCTGGCCTTTTCGTTGGGAAAAGAATGACACTTCAGCAAAAGGGTTTATTCctcctgccagcatccctgcagggctgagcGGCCCCCACTAACTGATGTGCTCGTTTAAACACACAACTGCACCCCAATGCCTTGGGGTCAGTCTGAGCCCAAGTGGAACTTGGGGGGATCAGGAagcaggggctggaggcagaCAGAGCCATATCCCAAAGCTTACAGGTGCTGGACTCAAACGTACAGCATCGGGGAAGCACAGTTGGTGGCATCATGGACAGGTTATTGCCGCTCCTGCAGGCAATAACCACCTCAGAGCTGAAGTAACACGCCGGGTAGGCAaaacctctgctgctgggaaaggaAACGATGGCCTGGCCCAGGGAATCAGTAAATTCTTTAGGCCATAGCTAAACAGTGAGGGTACCCAAGGTACAGGTTTACTGAAGACGTCCTgctgaaataaagcttttacgCCGAGTCCCTGGGGGAAGCAGTTTCTTGCTTCCTCTGATAACGTGTGTTTATAATGTCAGTAAAGCAGCAGGTGGGGGGCTTAGGGCA
Protein-coding sequences here:
- the PROX2 gene encoding prospero homeobox protein 2, with amino-acid sequence MIPNQLRVSSPVSRQEGEMMDGRTGSEQDRDRAASGHGQRLKSEPCFQTDSLLPSPSATLISQLLSHPAAGRSLDPTILFPSSQAVALPQDHECGASAGEGAQALAFPRTLAPVPCAGDRDQLSDQHLRDQLSDQHLRAKRARVESIIQGMSLPPTPQAFDTSLEAAFGHQRERGGEVPRESKRKPRVPQQGAGVAGRVVPAGGSLHAEDCQQLKEQLCYLEQQLKQLQEKFSQVCDSGDNAQSQEGAEKVHPLPGKPGDRQDKDSATATSDSHEVPLWRSVLDVHGPEEDKDRGDTGGLPLAVRVLSQALKHELAGVMSQVVDSVLKTIWPKTASHLLQQHRSLPVPEPDAKRESFPAGKCRKPLAKPSPVNTPGLLSSPRAEALSGASGKSPGSHAGSLSSKGARKPSQIPSMGYSLGSAAPVQDSQLLSQLLGYGQRSLWGSSSYGSPSAPERGPLEPLDLHWGTVKLRSSVVRQQQQHPLPLSPADMESLALLPAGSDGRGELQVVMDGAPFTSTHMQEALTPGHLKKAKLMFFFTRYPSSTLLKTYFLDVQFSRCITSQLIKWFSNFREFYYIQVEKFARQALLEGVMDAGTLRVSRDSELFRALNMHYNKGNDFEVPGRFLEVASLTLQEFFSAVRAGKDADPSWKKPIYKIISKLDSDIPEGFKAADCSQELLRS